The Cervus elaphus chromosome 32, mCerEla1.1, whole genome shotgun sequence genome window below encodes:
- the DEFB105B gene encoding beta-defensin 105, with translation MEHVTVLSLWIHFSDQEHIALLSNIREPLIFSKESQISLLKSLPAEMALSRKVFYFVLAFFFMLAQFPSGCQAGLQYSQPLSAGDTSPCEPCWLGRGRCRKMCNENEKIVGNCKVNFFCCRRRIM, from the exons ATGGAGCATGTAACTGTGCTTTCTTTATGGATTCACTTCAGTGACCAAGAGCACATTGCGTTACTTTCAAATATAAGGGAGCCTCTCATCTTCTCAAAGGAATCCCAAATATCCCTTCTGAAGAGTCTTCCCGCAGAGATGGCGCTGAGCAGGAAggtgttttattttgtcttggcCTTTTTCTTCATGTTGGCTCAATTTCCGTCAG GGTGCCAGGCAGGACTCCAGTATTCCCAGCCACTCTCAGCAG GTGATACGTCTCCCTGTGAGCCATGCTGGCTCGGTCGGGGCAGATGCAGGAAGATGTGCAATGAGAACGAGAAGATTGTCGGAAATTGCAAAGTGAACTTTTTCTGTTGCCGACGGAGGATCATGTAA
- the DEFB106B gene encoding beta-defensin 106, with translation MRTSLFLFAVFFFLAPARSGFFDEKCYKLKGKCTESCQINEEIVGLCHKSLKCCLALQPCGINKEGS, from the exons ATGAGGACGTCCCTCTTTCTCTTTGCTGTCTTCTTCTTTCTGGCCCCAG CCAGGAGTGGATTTTTTGACGAGAAGTGCTACAAGCTTAAAGGGAAATGCACGGAGTCTTGTCagataaatgaagaaattgtAGGTCTCTGCCACAAGTCTCTGAAATGCTGTTTGGCACTCCAACCGTGTGGGATAAATAAGGAAGGCAGTTAA